The following are encoded in a window of Dioscorea cayenensis subsp. rotundata cultivar TDr96_F1 chromosome 16, TDr96_F1_v2_PseudoChromosome.rev07_lg8_w22 25.fasta, whole genome shotgun sequence genomic DNA:
- the LOC120278491 gene encoding uncharacterized protein LOC120278491: MTLQLADCSVRHPRGIIEDVLIKVGKYNFLADFVVLNVDEDMEVLLSFGRSLLHTFKAFIDMDGGKMTLCIGEEKIIYRLAEAIKHSLDFDDIYYFLDVTNESTNEYSQEFLYPDPYENWSYIEKEEMSKHEE, encoded by the coding sequence ATGACATTACAACTGGCTGATTGTTCAGTCCGTCATCCAagaggtataattgaagatgttttaaTAAAGGTTGGCAAGTATAATTTTCTTGCAGATTTTGTGGTACTCAATGTTGATGAAGATATGGAAGTCCTACTAAGTTTTGGGAGGTCATTGCTACACACTTTCAAGGCAttcattgacatggatggaggcAAGATGACACTATGCATAGGAGAAGAGAAGATCATATACCGCCTAGCGGAAGCAATAaagcattctcttgactttgatgacatttactattttttagaTGTTACTAACGAGAGTACTAATGAGTATTCACAGGAATTTCTATATCCGGACCCATATGAAAATTGGTCGTACATTGAGAAGGAGGAGATGAGTAAACATGAGGAATAA